A part of Armatimonadota bacterium genomic DNA contains:
- a CDS encoding dihydrodipicolinate synthase family protein, with product MSKFPAWSGVFPAVTTPFHKDLSIDYVALEKHLEALIDSGVTGLVMMGSLGENLALTWEEKFEILKATKRIANGRVQVLSGVAECSTAQAVAYTEKCAGLGIDGIMLMPAMVYKADHDEALAHYRTVAQSTDLPILIYNNPLSYHVDLTPPMLEMLCNESENFIAIKESAGDVRRVTDLINHLGDRLTIFAGVDDLALECAFLGAKGWVAGIGLAFPYENQKLWDLAMAGQWDEARELYRWYTPLLHLDVGLKFVQNIKLATQATGYCPEWVRLPRLPLTGSERQRVEAVIQEGLAKRPKV from the coding sequence ATGTCCAAATTCCCGGCTTGGTCTGGCGTTTTTCCTGCGGTCACAACACCGTTTCACAAGGACCTTTCGATCGATTATGTTGCCCTTGAAAAGCACCTTGAAGCATTGATCGACTCGGGCGTGACCGGCCTGGTCATGATGGGCTCCCTTGGCGAAAACCTCGCCCTCACTTGGGAGGAGAAGTTTGAAATTCTGAAGGCCACCAAGCGCATCGCCAATGGCCGTGTGCAGGTTCTCAGCGGCGTCGCCGAATGCTCCACTGCCCAAGCCGTCGCCTACACGGAAAAGTGCGCCGGGCTGGGTATCGATGGCATCATGCTGATGCCGGCCATGGTTTATAAGGCCGACCACGACGAGGCTCTAGCCCACTACCGAACCGTCGCCCAAAGCACCGACCTGCCCATCCTCATCTACAATAACCCGCTTTCCTACCACGTCGATCTGACGCCGCCCATGCTCGAAATGCTTTGCAATGAGAGCGAAAACTTCATCGCCATCAAGGAATCCGCAGGCGACGTCCGTCGCGTTACCGACCTCATCAACCACCTCGGCGACCGGCTAACCATTTTCGCTGGTGTCGATGATCTCGCTCTCGAATGCGCCTTCCTTGGCGCGAAAGGCTGGGTAGCCGGAATCGGTTTGGCGTTCCCATACGAAAACCAAAAGCTATGGGATTTGGCGATGGCCGGGCAGTGGGACGAAGCTCGCGAGCTTTACCGCTGGTACACGCCGCTTCTGCACCTCGATGTTGGTCTGAAATTTGTACAAAACATCAAACTTGCGACGCAAGCAACCGGGTATTGTCCCGAATGGGTGCGCTTGCCGCGCCTCCCGCTAACGGGATCCGAGCGGCAAAGGGTCGAAGCGGTCATTCAGGAAGGTTTGGCGAAGCGACCCAAGGTGTAG
- a CDS encoding cupin domain-containing protein, with amino-acid sequence MKERDPKAEKQAKRLLKKVDAATFGQRLKRLRIRQGLSVRALAEMANLNKNSIVRIEAGHLGYPSTIIKVCEALGIHLDRLCRGDEGTDTSSAVHRHEQDRWFDLQGLVEGPIGDAETPLSQAERRQYAEQGIETQMVLFQSRPSGGKLWPGLIELYGPSRSRAHPGEEFVYVLSGSLTIIIGNEKFDLAAGESIGFWPSEPHSYAPAKDSELPTRILCIRIDP; translated from the coding sequence ATGAAGGAGCGCGACCCCAAAGCCGAAAAACAGGCCAAGCGCCTCCTCAAGAAAGTCGATGCGGCCACGTTTGGACAGCGCCTCAAACGTCTGCGAATTCGCCAAGGTCTCTCTGTACGGGCGCTGGCCGAGATGGCCAACCTCAACAAGAACTCGATTGTGCGGATAGAGGCCGGGCACTTGGGCTATCCCAGCACGATCATCAAAGTCTGCGAAGCGCTCGGAATCCACCTTGATCGTCTTTGTCGCGGTGATGAAGGCACCGATACGTCCTCGGCGGTTCATCGCCACGAACAAGATCGTTGGTTCGACCTTCAGGGTCTAGTCGAGGGACCAATCGGCGATGCCGAAACCCCACTGTCCCAAGCCGAGCGACGACAATATGCCGAGCAAGGCATTGAAACCCAAATGGTTCTGTTTCAAAGCCGTCCGAGCGGTGGCAAGTTGTGGCCAGGACTTATCGAACTCTACGGACCAAGCCGATCTCGAGCACACCCAGGCGAGGAGTTTGTGTATGTCCTCTCTGGCTCGCTTACCATCATAATCGGGAACGAGAAATTCGATTTAGCTGCGGGCGAGTCAATCGGATTTTGGCCATCGGAGCCCCACAGCTATGCCCCTGCGAAAGATTCGGAGCTTCCGACACGTATTCTCTGCATCCGCATCGACCCCTAG
- a CDS encoding hydroxyproline-2-epimerase: protein MQIEVIDSHTGGEPTRVVVGGWDIPQGATCAEKRDDLRKNQTHLRTAVILEPRGSDVVVGALLVPPSDPSCCTGVIFFNNVDTLGMCGHGTIGVVETLRHLGRIQSGTHKIETPVGVVEVKLDDDGNVWVTNVPAFVHQLGATVETPNYGTITGDIVWGGNWFFLIQRNAFIPEILFENRTKLMDFTTEVRESLEAAGITGRGGDLIDHIEVFGLALVEGANSKNFVLCPGMAYDRSPCGTGTCAKMASLVARGKLSPGKRWIQESITGSTFTGYVDIDGETVIPHISGRAHITAKSTLILDENDPFRWGIV from the coding sequence ATGCAGATCGAAGTCATCGATTCTCACACCGGGGGAGAACCGACACGGGTTGTCGTCGGGGGCTGGGATATTCCCCAGGGCGCCACATGCGCCGAAAAGCGAGACGACCTTCGTAAGAACCAAACTCACCTACGCACGGCCGTCATCCTTGAGCCGCGCGGTTCCGATGTCGTGGTGGGCGCTCTGCTTGTCCCGCCGAGCGATCCGTCCTGCTGCACCGGAGTCATCTTCTTCAACAACGTCGATACGTTGGGCATGTGTGGTCATGGCACCATTGGCGTCGTCGAAACTCTCAGACATCTGGGGCGAATTCAGTCCGGTACCCACAAAATTGAGACGCCGGTTGGCGTCGTCGAAGTAAAGCTCGATGATGACGGGAATGTTTGGGTAACGAACGTTCCTGCCTTCGTTCATCAGCTTGGGGCGACCGTCGAGACTCCAAACTACGGAACGATCACCGGCGACATCGTGTGGGGTGGTAACTGGTTCTTCCTGATTCAGCGCAACGCATTCATTCCCGAAATTCTGTTCGAAAACCGAACGAAATTGATGGATTTCACAACCGAAGTTCGCGAGTCGCTGGAGGCCGCTGGAATCACCGGTAGAGGCGGTGACCTCATCGACCACATCGAAGTCTTCGGCCTTGCCTTGGTCGAAGGAGCCAATAGCAAGAACTTTGTGCTGTGTCCCGGCATGGCCTACGACCGTTCGCCATGTGGCACCGGCACCTGCGCCAAGATGGCGTCCCTTGTCGCCCGAGGCAAACTATCGCCCGGAAAGCGATGGATTCAGGAAAGCATCACTGGATCAACCTTCACGGGCTACGTCGATATTGACGGCGAAACTGTCATTCCGCACATTTCCGGCCGCGCCCACATCACCGCCAAATCGACGCTGATTCTCGACGAAAACGATCCGTTCCGATGGGGAATCGTTTGA
- a CDS encoding GNAT family N-acetyltransferase, whose translation MSKTKLSSQVAAIREFNRFYTAKLGLLRKHHLDSEFSLTEARVLFEIGLTPETTARSLAERFDLDPGYLSRVIATHTKRSLVIATQSEIDGREKHLSLTEAGLEAVKAIDQKSAKEVEMILSSVSPSDRKKLTDAVSTIQSILSKDTLEITKLTNIDPDAVAIIHEYYDAVDVIVRDPDEKLTQIVEDTKSGFWVASLGGALVGCVILRPLPSVPNASECKRLYVRPEGRGKRIADRLLTEMEDFAKEVGYEWVYLDTHDGLQAAINLYRKRGYEPCERYNDNPQATVFLRKRLD comes from the coding sequence ATGTCGAAGACTAAACTTTCTAGTCAAGTGGCAGCGATTCGCGAGTTCAATCGCTTCTACACGGCTAAACTGGGGCTGCTTCGCAAGCACCACCTCGACAGTGAATTCTCGCTCACGGAGGCAAGAGTGCTGTTCGAAATTGGTTTGACGCCGGAGACCACGGCACGGAGCCTTGCGGAGCGTTTCGATCTCGATCCTGGCTACTTGAGCCGTGTCATTGCCACTCACACAAAGCGCAGCCTCGTTATTGCAACGCAGTCCGAGATAGATGGACGCGAAAAGCATCTTTCACTCACAGAAGCAGGCTTGGAAGCGGTTAAGGCAATTGATCAAAAATCAGCCAAGGAAGTCGAAATGATATTGTCGTCAGTGAGCCCCAGCGACCGAAAGAAACTGACGGATGCGGTTTCAACCATTCAGTCAATTCTTAGTAAGGACACATTGGAAATCACAAAGCTCACCAACATTGATCCCGACGCCGTCGCTATTATTCACGAATACTACGATGCCGTGGATGTCATCGTCCGAGATCCGGACGAGAAGCTGACGCAGATCGTCGAGGATACGAAGTCGGGGTTCTGGGTTGCGTCGCTCGGCGGTGCGCTGGTTGGGTGCGTGATCCTGCGCCCGTTGCCTTCCGTGCCAAACGCCAGCGAATGCAAGCGCCTGTATGTTCGCCCTGAGGGGCGAGGCAAGCGTATTGCCGACCGTTTGCTGACCGAGATGGAGGACTTCGCGAAGGAGGTTGGGTACGAGTGGGTGTACCTCGATACCCACGACGGATTGCAGGCGGCGATCAATCTGTATCGAAAGCGAGGGTACGAGCCGTGCGAACGGTACAACGACAATCCGCAAGCCACCGTCTTCCTGCGCAAGCGCCTCGATTAG
- a CDS encoding aldehyde dehydrogenase family protein, with translation MPDFPSEQAVQLACRRAAEAAPILRQASPETIASLLETIADKLAAKESEIVPLAVEESHLPTARLTGELGRTTGQLRMFAKDVRAGAWTDKRTVEALPDRQPLPRPKLERFMIPVGPVAIFGASNFPLAFSVPGGDTASALAAGCPVVAKAHPAHPKLSQLVGDIISEAVKEAGLPVGTFQLEAGDAAVGEALVQDPNIKGVGFTGSQRVGRHLMDLAAARPNPIPVFAEMGSINPVFALPGALTEKAQQWGSGYAQSVLLGVGQFCTNPGVVFGIAGDEWEAFCGEVTTRMMQSIAGPMLTDAIGAAYCANAAIMNEQPGVDAQLEPGEPGQAGLARVSFKDFIANPKLQEEVFGPFCLLVTAESFDELLTLFPQLHGQLTGTILHGPGDEALVKVLAPAIESKVGRIVFNGFPTGVEVCEGMQHGGPYPATSDVRFTSVGNHAILRWLRPISYQNAPDYLK, from the coding sequence ATGCCTGATTTTCCATCCGAACAAGCCGTCCAACTCGCCTGCCGCCGAGCGGCCGAAGCTGCGCCGATCTTGCGACAAGCAAGTCCGGAAACTATCGCCTCGCTCCTTGAGACGATCGCAGACAAACTGGCGGCAAAGGAATCGGAGATCGTTCCGCTTGCGGTCGAGGAATCGCATTTGCCCACTGCCAGATTAACTGGCGAACTCGGTCGAACCACTGGCCAATTGCGCATGTTTGCCAAAGATGTCCGCGCGGGTGCCTGGACGGATAAGCGAACAGTAGAGGCCCTGCCGGATCGTCAGCCCCTTCCCCGGCCGAAACTAGAGCGCTTCATGATCCCGGTTGGTCCCGTCGCCATCTTCGGAGCGTCCAACTTTCCGCTTGCGTTTTCGGTGCCGGGTGGTGACACCGCCTCGGCCCTCGCCGCTGGTTGCCCGGTCGTCGCCAAAGCCCATCCCGCTCACCCCAAGCTGTCCCAACTCGTCGGCGACATCATTTCGGAGGCTGTGAAGGAAGCCGGTTTGCCGGTCGGAACGTTCCAGCTCGAAGCCGGTGATGCTGCCGTGGGTGAAGCCCTCGTGCAGGATCCAAATATTAAAGGTGTGGGATTCACTGGTTCCCAGCGAGTTGGTCGTCACCTGATGGACCTCGCCGCCGCCCGCCCCAACCCGATTCCTGTCTTCGCCGAAATGGGAAGCATCAATCCGGTCTTCGCCCTCCCTGGTGCGCTAACGGAAAAAGCCCAGCAGTGGGGAAGTGGCTACGCCCAGTCCGTCCTGCTCGGAGTGGGCCAATTCTGCACGAATCCTGGCGTAGTGTTTGGCATCGCCGGTGACGAATGGGAAGCCTTCTGCGGTGAAGTCACCACACGCATGATGCAGTCCATCGCTGGTCCGATGCTCACCGATGCAATTGGTGCCGCCTACTGCGCCAATGCCGCCATCATGAACGAACAGCCCGGCGTCGACGCTCAATTGGAACCTGGCGAACCTGGACAAGCTGGTCTCGCCCGCGTCAGTTTCAAGGATTTTATTGCCAATCCCAAACTGCAGGAAGAGGTCTTCGGTCCGTTCTGTTTGCTCGTCACCGCCGAAAGCTTTGACGAACTTCTAACTCTTTTCCCTCAGTTGCATGGACAACTAACAGGAACTATATTGCACGGCCCGGGGGACGAAGCGCTCGTGAAGGTCCTCGCCCCGGCTATCGAATCCAAAGTTGGTCGAATCGTCTTCAACGGTTTCCCAACCGGTGTCGAAGTGTGTGAAGGTATGCAGCACGGTGGCCCTTATCCCGCCACAAGTGATGTGCGGTTTACTAGTGTCGGCAACCACGCAATCCTCCGCTGGCTTCGCCCGATCAGCTATCAGAACGCGCCCGACTATCTGAAGTAG
- a CDS encoding AAA family ATPase: MSKSWRLSLFGPVGLHSEKGSYTDFETRRAAKILVLLSFSRSGRLRREDLADLLWPEDFIDSTRLRLRQELSRLRRGIGDAGDLIQASTDEVIINKELVYNDLERLSHPDRISPDELIELLSESFLAGWDDAWVTPKRREADQCRVNAAIQWASKLLSEKHPERALEISQAAMRLSKENEEVVKLAMKAHAEMGSVSEALIEFRRFKREHREANFEEIEITVAPTPGHVALPEPPHPIDRFYGRGQELDDVLNLLTSDEESRLISIVGPGGIGKTRLAIEVAAKLEGDLGYVSFVECPSDERPEQYLLSRLVHGHEVIDAYDALHRIFESRSCVMVFDNLEHLNGAGEFANRILSENPSLKLLVTSRSPMKIAGERVVGLGPLDLSQEAIPMLQSLVSNWKSSDRDRQDYDEIVNLCGGIPLTLRLAAARLRMLDPEELIQDIRESGAALRANLADLADRHKNFDEVVKVSWNSLELDEQEALLAISVFPEGVTRAIAKSLIGSQVDDILERLLDSSMIWLDDEGSPLRFRLLQPIQHFVAKEVGSERLATAQHQFIRTMREVAATLTLGWQLPPASDAIVYRREATNFRAALSLGIEMDHESAHAIFERIWDPELAAGRRRELVQIGRQLESLPNATAFQKGQVALCRSWCEAAEGKYAECAEIALQAHALFEQADAQPEACYAATCSFEATRYALPWDQVEPRYKELLELANRVAPEYAPSIHVSRGMVLVYRGEWEKAASDLRIGYERSQTCGHLALQCLAGTYLLGYDYIQGNRAKVEQWLTELPALLSELDDSHYWVIYYRTAALIQLAQGGWQAAERTALLGKNVFSLAKNPMHEVEIRLALVRALLGQDRIEEAKSFFNEIGPDIFACWRRVKVMALAVLAEIRSKEGQTDEAKRLLGIAAKYFEEHSLKLFAPEMKYFDDCQNTIGATPCEVAPTDAEIDDLVRD; encoded by the coding sequence ATGAGCAAGTCTTGGCGATTGTCGCTCTTCGGCCCCGTTGGTTTGCACTCCGAAAAAGGCTCCTACACAGATTTCGAGACGCGCCGCGCCGCGAAGATCCTCGTCCTTCTCTCCTTCTCGCGCTCGGGCCGATTGCGCCGCGAGGACCTAGCCGACCTCCTTTGGCCGGAAGACTTCATTGACTCCACCCGCCTCCGACTTCGCCAGGAACTCAGCCGCCTCCGTCGAGGTATTGGCGATGCTGGCGATCTTATCCAGGCGTCGACCGACGAGGTCATCATCAACAAAGAGTTGGTCTACAACGACCTCGAACGCCTCTCCCATCCCGACCGAATCTCCCCCGACGAGCTGATTGAGCTTCTGTCCGAATCATTCCTCGCCGGTTGGGACGACGCCTGGGTCACGCCGAAGCGCCGCGAGGCCGATCAATGCCGGGTCAACGCCGCCATCCAATGGGCCAGCAAACTGCTCTCGGAAAAGCATCCCGAAAGGGCCCTCGAAATCAGTCAAGCCGCCATGCGCCTATCCAAAGAAAACGAAGAGGTGGTCAAGCTCGCGATGAAGGCCCACGCCGAAATGGGAAGCGTCTCCGAGGCTCTCATCGAATTCCGCCGATTCAAGCGCGAGCATAGGGAAGCCAATTTCGAAGAAATCGAGATTACCGTTGCGCCGACTCCCGGCCACGTGGCCCTGCCTGAGCCGCCTCACCCGATCGACCGCTTTTACGGTCGCGGTCAGGAACTCGACGATGTCCTTAACCTCTTGACGTCCGACGAGGAATCGAGACTGATCTCCATCGTCGGCCCTGGCGGCATCGGCAAGACCCGCCTCGCCATCGAGGTTGCCGCCAAGCTGGAAGGTGATCTTGGCTATGTCTCTTTCGTCGAATGCCCAAGCGACGAGCGACCCGAACAGTACCTTCTCTCTCGTCTGGTCCATGGCCATGAAGTCATTGACGCCTACGACGCGCTCCACCGCATCTTCGAAAGTCGATCCTGCGTCATGGTTTTCGATAACCTCGAACACCTCAACGGCGCGGGAGAATTTGCGAATCGAATCCTCTCCGAAAATCCCTCGCTCAAACTCCTCGTGACCTCCCGTAGTCCGATGAAGATCGCAGGCGAGCGAGTTGTCGGTCTTGGCCCACTCGATCTCAGCCAGGAGGCGATTCCCATGCTCCAAAGCCTCGTGTCGAATTGGAAATCGTCTGACCGCGACCGCCAAGATTACGACGAAATCGTCAATCTCTGCGGCGGAATCCCGCTGACCCTCCGCCTTGCCGCTGCCCGTCTGCGCATGCTGGACCCCGAAGAGTTGATTCAGGATATCCGCGAGTCCGGAGCCGCCCTTCGCGCCAACCTGGCGGACCTTGCCGACCGCCACAAGAATTTCGACGAAGTCGTCAAAGTCTCCTGGAACTCCCTCGAACTCGATGAGCAGGAGGCCCTGCTCGCCATCTCCGTCTTCCCCGAGGGCGTCACCCGCGCGATCGCCAAATCCCTGATCGGTAGTCAAGTCGACGATATCCTCGAACGACTGCTCGATTCGTCCATGATCTGGCTCGATGACGAAGGCAGCCCCCTCCGCTTTCGGCTCCTCCAGCCCATCCAGCACTTTGTCGCCAAGGAAGTCGGCTCCGAAAGGCTCGCCACCGCCCAACATCAGTTCATCCGAACCATGCGCGAGGTCGCCGCAACCCTCACGCTGGGTTGGCAACTTCCACCCGCTTCTGACGCCATCGTTTACCGTCGAGAGGCCACCAACTTCCGCGCCGCCCTCTCGCTCGGCATCGAGATGGATCACGAGAGCGCCCACGCCATTTTCGAAAGAATTTGGGACCCCGAACTGGCCGCCGGACGCCGCCGCGAACTCGTCCAAATTGGCCGTCAACTGGAATCCTTGCCCAACGCCACTGCATTCCAAAAGGGCCAAGTCGCTCTCTGCAGATCGTGGTGCGAAGCTGCCGAAGGCAAGTACGCCGAATGCGCCGAGATTGCTCTCCAAGCTCACGCCCTCTTCGAGCAGGCCGACGCCCAACCCGAGGCCTGCTACGCGGCTACTTGTAGCTTCGAGGCCACCCGCTACGCGTTGCCTTGGGACCAAGTCGAGCCTCGCTACAAAGAGTTGTTGGAACTCGCCAACCGAGTCGCTCCCGAATATGCTCCCAGCATCCACGTCTCCCGGGGCATGGTCCTGGTCTACCGTGGCGAATGGGAGAAGGCCGCCTCCGACCTCCGCATCGGTTACGAGCGCTCTCAAACGTGCGGTCACCTCGCGCTTCAATGTCTCGCCGGAACCTATCTCCTCGGATACGACTATATCCAGGGTAACCGTGCCAAGGTCGAACAGTGGTTGACAGAACTCCCCGCCCTGCTCAGCGAACTCGACGACTCGCACTATTGGGTGATCTACTACCGCACTGCTGCCCTCATCCAACTCGCCCAGGGGGGCTGGCAGGCCGCCGAGCGAACCGCCCTCCTCGGCAAAAACGTCTTCAGTCTCGCCAAAAATCCGATGCACGAGGTCGAGATTCGCCTCGCGTTGGTTCGCGCCTTGCTCGGCCAAGACCGAATCGAAGAAGCCAAGTCGTTCTTCAACGAGATCGGGCCCGACATCTTCGCCTGTTGGCGACGCGTCAAGGTGATGGCCCTGGCCGTCCTTGCCGAGATTCGGTCGAAGGAAGGTCAAACCGACGAGGCAAAAAGACTTCTGGGCATCGCGGCAAAATACTTTGAGGAGCACAGCCTCAAGCTGTTCGCCCCCGAAATGAAATATTTCGATGACTGCCAAAACACCATCGGCGCAACCCCTTGCGAGGTCGCGCCGACGGATGCCGAGATAGACGACTTGGTCAGAGATTAG
- a CDS encoding DUF4932 domain-containing protein, with protein MIHYLAVVCLHLQTSPFPPVDPKELKAALAKGWKLKESTDDDSGVFRRFFVATKDGQEQIQGVYHSWFKSGKPRTIAFYRDGARQGKGTWWHETGKKWREGTYKDDKFDGIWTTWDDEGRKIQTSGYRDDMPDGPSQFWSSDGKVTAAGTYKMGVPEGNWTISEHEKSHRYSFRDGAVQTPSEPSVMAAIAPPPMTFPAGADHLNIEVDPRTELLAVVQNFTSWETSGAFSTVDEPYKRDIVRWFSPYKDHPAVKLYESILDGGTNFAFDGPVNWILHLGSPPDLAVMSPIPEGIVRRGGGAEKIENLRKSLVQFAKDSHFEEFFRAHRSFYDELIKNYRTNSPGDPALRLVMEHYGEVKQSGTAVICPMFGPGNYGIIVQEPTGPKIFNVGAPSYENGKFTYDPNVLQSMIYHEFGHSFSNPAVDANHAWGTKGDSLFPIVKSVMAQQAYGDWKSVVYELFDRTNEIHLVSLGGNPKWARQLLSYYIYNRGFCWLPYTLRKLIQYESNRTKYPTFKSFAGEMAKVFDETRPIVINGTIVCVVPLE; from the coding sequence ATGATTCACTATTTAGCCGTCGTCTGCTTGCATCTCCAAACTTCGCCTTTCCCGCCTGTCGATCCAAAGGAACTCAAGGCCGCTTTGGCTAAGGGGTGGAAGCTAAAGGAGTCCACCGATGACGATAGCGGGGTATTCCGTCGCTTTTTCGTCGCCACCAAGGATGGTCAAGAACAGATCCAGGGGGTCTATCATAGCTGGTTTAAGTCGGGAAAGCCCCGAACCATCGCGTTTTATCGAGACGGCGCACGGCAAGGCAAGGGAACGTGGTGGCACGAGACGGGCAAGAAGTGGCGCGAAGGAACCTACAAAGACGACAAATTCGACGGGATATGGACCACCTGGGATGACGAAGGGCGGAAGATTCAGACGTCGGGGTATAGGGACGACATGCCCGACGGTCCTTCGCAGTTTTGGTCGAGCGATGGCAAAGTCACGGCCGCCGGCACTTACAAGATGGGTGTGCCCGAAGGAAATTGGACCATCTCCGAACACGAGAAGTCGCACCGCTATTCCTTCCGCGACGGGGCCGTTCAGACTCCATCCGAGCCGTCGGTAATGGCAGCAATCGCGCCACCACCTATGACTTTTCCCGCTGGCGCCGATCATCTTAACATCGAGGTCGATCCTCGCACCGAACTCCTCGCTGTTGTACAGAATTTCACCAGTTGGGAGACATCCGGGGCTTTTTCAACCGTCGATGAGCCTTACAAGCGAGACATCGTTCGATGGTTCAGCCCCTACAAAGACCACCCCGCCGTCAAACTCTACGAGTCCATTCTCGATGGCGGAACGAATTTTGCCTTCGATGGTCCAGTCAACTGGATTCTTCATCTTGGCTCCCCTCCCGATTTAGCCGTCATGTCTCCCATCCCCGAAGGGATCGTTCGACGCGGAGGAGGAGCCGAAAAGATAGAGAACCTACGAAAGTCCCTCGTGCAGTTCGCAAAGGACTCGCACTTCGAAGAGTTCTTTCGCGCCCATCGGTCGTTTTATGACGAACTCATCAAGAACTACCGGACCAACTCGCCGGGAGACCCTGCGCTTCGGCTGGTGATGGAGCACTATGGCGAGGTCAAACAGTCGGGCACTGCCGTCATTTGTCCGATGTTTGGTCCGGGAAACTACGGCATTATCGTCCAGGAGCCGACCGGTCCGAAAATCTTCAACGTCGGTGCCCCTTCGTATGAGAATGGCAAATTTACCTACGATCCCAATGTGCTTCAGTCTATGATCTACCACGAGTTCGGGCATTCGTTTTCGAATCCGGCCGTTGACGCCAATCATGCGTGGGGAACCAAGGGTGACTCCCTTTTTCCAATCGTAAAATCCGTCATGGCTCAGCAGGCCTATGGCGATTGGAAGTCCGTCGTTTATGAACTTTTCGATCGGACCAACGAGATTCACCTCGTATCGCTTGGAGGCAATCCGAAGTGGGCTCGGCAGCTTCTCAGCTACTATATCTACAACCGAGGGTTCTGTTGGCTGCCCTACACGCTCCGAAAGCTGATCCAATACGAGAGTAACCGAACGAAGTATCCAACCTTCAAATCGTTTGCGGGCGAAATGGCCAAGGTGTTCGACGAAACTAGGCCAATCGTCATCAACGGAACGATCGTATGCGTTGTCCCGCTTGAATAG
- a CDS encoding FAD-dependent oxidoreductase, translating to MGNRLSRDVVVIGAGIIGLSSAYYAAEKGFKVTVVDQNPEGADSCSTGNAGMVVPSHFVPLAAPGMVGMGLRMMLNPKSPFAFRIPPSAEQVAWSISFMRHANAKHVADSETILRDLNLTSRKLYESIAEDLGIGYQLVKRGLLMLCRKQETLDAEAHLAERAQQIGVGASIHDLDGLKKLDPDVTMDVIGGVLCEDDCHLTPQNLLAALRTKLKESGATFLFNEAVTAIEPKADKTEVKTKSGKTLAADQVVIAGGVFSKDLAQKLGLKLPMMAGKGYSMTLANPVETPRLCSLLIEARVAVTPMQNGVRFGGTMELGEPSNEINRNRVQGIIDSIPQYFPKFKPADFENQPVWFGFRPCSPDGLPYVGRIARHPNVIVATGHSMMGLSLGPVTGMLVAEILGNEALSLPIDQLNPNRYA from the coding sequence ATGGGGAATCGTTTGAGTCGAGATGTCGTAGTGATCGGCGCTGGCATCATCGGACTCAGCTCCGCCTACTACGCCGCCGAAAAAGGATTCAAGGTCACCGTCGTGGACCAAAACCCTGAGGGTGCCGATAGCTGTTCGACCGGCAACGCGGGCATGGTCGTCCCGAGCCATTTCGTCCCCCTTGCCGCGCCCGGAATGGTCGGCATGGGCCTGCGAATGATGCTCAATCCCAAGTCGCCGTTCGCCTTCCGAATCCCGCCATCCGCCGAGCAGGTCGCTTGGTCCATCTCCTTCATGCGCCATGCCAATGCCAAGCATGTAGCCGACAGCGAAACCATCCTCCGCGACCTCAACCTCACCAGCCGAAAACTGTACGAAAGCATCGCCGAAGACCTCGGCATCGGCTACCAGCTGGTCAAACGCGGGCTGCTGATGCTCTGCCGAAAGCAAGAAACCCTCGACGCTGAGGCCCACCTCGCCGAGCGTGCCCAGCAGATCGGCGTTGGCGCCAGCATCCACGATCTCGATGGCCTCAAAAAGCTCGATCCCGATGTCACGATGGATGTGATCGGCGGAGTTCTCTGCGAGGATGACTGCCACCTCACGCCCCAGAACTTGCTTGCCGCTCTTCGCACCAAGCTAAAGGAAAGCGGAGCGACGTTCCTCTTCAACGAAGCCGTAACCGCCATCGAACCGAAGGCCGACAAAACCGAGGTCAAGACCAAGTCAGGCAAGACCCTTGCTGCCGATCAAGTCGTCATCGCGGGAGGAGTCTTCTCAAAAGATCTCGCCCAGAAACTCGGACTTAAGCTTCCGATGATGGCGGGCAAGGGCTACTCGATGACCCTTGCAAACCCGGTCGAAACCCCGCGGCTCTGCAGCCTCCTCATCGAAGCGCGTGTAGCGGTCACGCCGATGCAGAACGGTGTCCGATTCGGCGGCACGATGGAACTCGGCGAACCCTCCAACGAAATTAATCGCAACCGCGTGCAGGGCATCATCGACTCGATCCCTCAATACTTCCCGAAGTTCAAACCTGCCGATTTCGAAAACCAGCCCGTTTGGTTCGGTTTCCGACCATGTTCTCCCGACGGCCTACCCTACGTGGGCCGCATCGCTCGTCACCCCAATGTTATCGTTGCCACCGGACATTCGATGATGGGTCTCAGTCTCGGTCCGGTTACCGGTATGCTGGTAGCCGAGATTTTAGGCAACGAGGCTCTATCTCTACCGATCGATCAACTCAACCCAAACCGATATGCCTGA